From Lysinibacillus sp. SGAir0095, the proteins below share one genomic window:
- a CDS encoding acetoacetate--CoA ligase → MKGITEGTLLWEPSKQQIDNSSITHFRKWLNDEKGLAIENPNELWKWSVEELELFWESIWKYCNVKSHTNYQQVLEARTMPGAKWFTGATVNYAEHVFRNSREDRPALIFKSETVSNREVSWQELQEKTSIVRQYLISLGVKKGDRVVAYMPNIPETVIAFLACASMGVIWSVCSPDFGTGSVIDRFKQIEPTVLFAVDGYSYNGKIHDKMQSVEDLQAELPTLTKTILFPYVQSENKILNDRTIYWDEMLKENVELKFDAVPFDHPLWILFSSGTTGLPKPIVQGQGGIILEHLKTITVEQGIDQDDVFFWFTTTGWMMWNLLMAGLLAGGTVVLYDGSPAYPNMNVLWDYADEVGITFFGTSAAFLNICMKTGVKPNEKNDFSKLKAVYSTGSPLSVEGFSWVYENVKKDMWLVSASGGTDICAAFVGGCPVLPVYAGEIQSRALGANVQAFNDEGQSVLNEVGELVITDPMPSMPLYFWGDENHQRYLESYFEMFPGIWRHGDWITIDEKGSSVIFGRSDSTINRQGVRLGTSEIYRVVESLDEVIESLVVDLEYLGRNSFLALFIVLKPNVTLDDHLKEKMKAEIKQKVSPRFVPNEIFEVKEVPKTFSGKKLEVPIRKILLGQPVEKVVNRGSVANPDSINYFIGLSKEISQDI, encoded by the coding sequence ATGAAAGGGATTACAGAAGGAACATTGTTATGGGAGCCGTCGAAGCAACAAATTGATAACTCGAGCATTACCCATTTTAGAAAATGGCTAAATGATGAAAAGGGGCTAGCCATCGAGAACCCGAATGAGCTGTGGAAATGGTCTGTTGAGGAGCTAGAATTGTTTTGGGAAAGCATTTGGAAGTATTGTAATGTAAAATCCCACACTAATTATCAACAAGTGTTGGAAGCACGAACAATGCCAGGCGCCAAATGGTTTACAGGAGCAACCGTAAATTATGCAGAGCATGTTTTCCGAAATAGTAGAGAAGATCGACCAGCATTGATTTTCAAATCAGAAACAGTTTCAAATCGAGAGGTGAGTTGGCAAGAACTTCAGGAAAAAACGTCCATTGTGAGACAATATTTAATCAGTTTAGGCGTTAAAAAAGGAGACCGTGTTGTTGCTTATATGCCAAATATACCTGAAACGGTCATTGCCTTTTTAGCCTGTGCAAGTATGGGCGTTATTTGGTCGGTCTGTTCCCCTGATTTTGGAACGGGCAGTGTGATCGATCGATTTAAACAAATTGAACCAACCGTTTTGTTTGCAGTTGATGGCTACTCCTATAATGGGAAAATCCACGATAAAATGCAAAGCGTTGAAGACCTGCAAGCTGAACTACCCACGCTAACAAAAACCATCCTATTCCCATATGTACAAAGCGAAAATAAGATTTTAAATGATCGCACAATCTATTGGGACGAGATGTTGAAAGAAAATGTAGAGCTCAAGTTTGACGCTGTTCCATTTGACCATCCGTTGTGGATTTTATTCTCTTCGGGGACAACTGGATTGCCAAAGCCAATTGTACAAGGACAGGGAGGCATTATACTCGAGCACCTAAAAACGATAACAGTCGAACAAGGAATCGATCAAGATGATGTGTTCTTTTGGTTTACGACAACTGGTTGGATGATGTGGAATCTTTTAATGGCTGGTTTACTGGCGGGAGGTACAGTTGTCCTTTATGATGGCAGTCCAGCTTATCCAAATATGAATGTTTTATGGGATTATGCCGATGAAGTAGGGATAACTTTCTTTGGCACAAGTGCAGCATTCTTGAATATCTGTATGAAAACAGGTGTAAAACCGAATGAAAAAAATGACTTTTCAAAACTGAAGGCCGTTTATTCCACAGGCTCACCTCTATCAGTAGAGGGCTTTAGTTGGGTTTATGAAAATGTGAAGAAAGATATGTGGCTTGTATCGGCAAGTGGCGGAACGGATATCTGTGCAGCCTTTGTTGGTGGCTGCCCTGTGCTGCCGGTATACGCCGGAGAAATTCAATCACGAGCTCTTGGTGCAAATGTCCAAGCCTTTAATGATGAAGGTCAATCTGTATTAAATGAAGTAGGAGAACTGGTAATTACCGATCCCATGCCATCCATGCCACTGTATTTTTGGGGAGATGAGAATCATCAACGCTATCTCGAAAGCTATTTCGAAATGTTCCCGGGTATATGGCGCCATGGAGATTGGATTACAATCGATGAAAAAGGCAGCAGTGTGATTTTCGGTCGATCTGATTCAACGATTAACCGGCAGGGCGTTCGCTTAGGAACAAGTGAAATCTATCGGGTTGTCGAATCACTTGATGAAGTAATAGAAAGTTTAGTAGTTGATTTAGAGTACCTTGGCAGAAATTCATTTTTAGCATTGTTTATCGTATTAAAACCAAATGTAACGCTGGATGATCACTTAAAAGAAAAGATGAAAGCTGAAATAAAACAAAAAGTATCTCCACGATTTGTACCAAATGAAATATTTGAAGTGAAAGAAGTACCTAAAACCTTCAGTGGTAAAAAACTAGAAGTCCCCATTCGTAAAATTCTATTAGGACAGCCAGTAGAAAAGGTAGTTAATCGTGGTTCAGTTGCAAATCCAGATTCGATTAATTACTTTATAGGACTTTCGAAAGAGATTTCCCAGGATATTTAG